TCTTGAATCCCTTCAACTCCGTCGTGACCGTGTAGGTCCCTACCGGCAGCAGCGCAATCTGGTAGTCGCCGGTATCGGAGGTGGTTGCCGTCCGCGTGAAGCCGGTGCTGTTGTTCGCGGCTTTCACCGCGGCCTTGGCCAACACCGCGCCGGTCGCGTCCGACACCCGTCCTTCGAGCGTCGCGGTGACCGTCTGCGCCCGGGCCGCCAGGCTCATCAGCAGCAGAGCAAGGATCGTAAGCAGGGAAGTGCAAGTGCGGGCGAAGGCCTTCATGACAAGTTCACCTCGGGATTTGAGTTGGAGAGAAGCCACACAGCCCTGAGTAAGGCGGGCCGATTGGACTAAAAACCACCGCCCCTTGTCAAGGCAGCTGGGGTAGTGGGGACAAGCCCGCCCCAAGCCGCACCTTAAGCCCTTCCGTCTTTTGCATTTGGCCTTTTGTATCTTTCTTCCTGCCTTCTG
The DNA window shown above is from Terriglobales bacterium and carries:
- a CDS encoding carboxypeptidase-like regulatory domain-containing protein, with amino-acid sequence MKAFARTCTSLLTILALLLMSLAARAQTVTATLEGRVSDATGAVLAKAAVKAANNSTGFTRTATTSDTGDYQIALLPVGTYTVTTELKGFK